From the Salvelinus alpinus chromosome 32, SLU_Salpinus.1, whole genome shotgun sequence genome, one window contains:
- the aifm2 gene encoding ferroptosis suppressor protein 1 — protein MGSQVSVDNVHVVVVGGGFGGTAAAQQLKSRGIPFTLIDLRDAFHHNVAALRASVQSGFAQQTFIPYFKTFGENFLQGRVVRVDPVSQTVALDGGKEVHYSHLILCTGTDGPFPGKYNMVASYQTAIQKYEDIVKEVQAAGSVLVVGGGSTGVEMAAEIKTEYPDKKVILIHSHVGLADPELLPSVRQQAKEVLLEKGVELLLGQKVSNLSVLELNVTDKNMVIMTDKDTEITADLVICCTGMKINSDAYSSTLNGCLAENGSLKVNVHLQVEGYDNVYAVGDCANVNEPKMAYHAGLHAGVAVTNITNSLMGKPLESYHPGSVTMLLAMGHNDGVGQFNGLRLPRCLVTQGKSKNLLLWKSWKEMGQKAP, from the exons ATGGGCAGCCAGGTATCAGTAGACAATGTTCATGTTGTGGTGGTTGGCGGGGGTTTCGGTGGCACCGCCGCTGCACAACAGCTCAAATCCAGGGGGATACCATTCACCCTTATTGACCTCCGTGACGCCTTTCATCACAATGTGGCTGCCCTCCGTGCTTCTGTTCAGAGTG GCTTTGCCCAGCAGACCTTCATCCCATATTTTAAGACATTTGGAGAGAATTTCCTTCAGGGGCGAGTCGTACGGGTGGACCCAGTGTCACAGACTGTAGCGTTGGATGGAGGAaag GAAGTTCATTACTCACACCTTATACTGTGCACTGGCACAGACGGCCCTTTCCCGGGGAAGTACAACATGGTGGCCTCGTATCAGACAGCCATCCAGAAGTATGAGGACATTGTGAAGGAG GTCCAGGCCGCAGGTTCAGTTCTTGTGGTAGGTGGTGGATCCACAGGTGTAGAGATGGCTGCAGAGATCAAAACAGAATATCCAGACAAGAAG GTGATCCTGATCCATTCCCATGTTGGCCTAGCCGACCCAGAGCTGCTGCCCAGTGTCAGACAACAGGCTAAGGAGGTGCTGCTGGAGAAAGGGGTGGAGCTGCTACTGG GGCAGAAAGTTTCTAACCTGTCTGTACTGGAGCTCAATGTGACCGACAAGAACATGGTTATCATGACAGACAAGGATACAGAGATCACTGCAGACCTCGTCATCTGCTGCACAGGCATGAAGATTAACTCTGATGCCTATAGCTCCACCCTGA ATGGATGCCTAGCAGAGAATGGGTCCCTGAAAGTGAATGTGCACCTGCAGGTGGAGGGCTATGACAATGTGTACGCTGTTGGGGACTGTGCTAATGTTAACGAGCCTAAGATGGCGTATCATGCAGGTCTCCACGCTGGGGTTGCTGTTACCAACATCACCAACAGTCTGATGGGGAAACCCCTGGAATCTTATCACCCAG ggagtgtgaCCATGTTGTTAGCCATGGGACATAATGATGGAGTGGGCCAGTTCAATGGGCTGAGGCTTCCCCGTTGCCTTGTAACCCAGGGCAAGAGCAAGAACCTACTGCTGTGGAAAAGCTGGAAGGAAATGGGTCAGAAAGCTCCTTAA